A region from the Halomarina litorea genome encodes:
- a CDS encoding retroviral-like aspartic protease family protein yields the protein MTPSPIVGLVERTVFTGTHSSASVLVKCDTGARRTSLDSDVARTIGAGEGTKTVRVRSSNGVQTRAVHPFTVELRGRTHDVLASVTDRSAMRYDAILGRDVLSSYLVDASRA from the coding sequence ATGACTCCGAGCCCCATTGTGGGCCTCGTCGAACGAACCGTCTTCACCGGCACGCACTCGTCGGCGAGCGTTCTCGTGAAGTGTGACACCGGCGCCAGGCGAACGTCGCTCGACAGCGACGTGGCCCGCACCATCGGCGCAGGCGAGGGGACGAAGACGGTGCGGGTCCGCTCCAGCAACGGCGTCCAGACGCGGGCGGTCCATCCCTTCACCGTCGAACTCCGGGGACGGACACACGATGTCCTCGCGTCGGTCACCGACCGCAGCGCGATGCGCTACGACGCGATTCTCGGACGGGACGTCCTCTCGTCGTATCTGGTCGATGCTTCGCGAGCGTAG
- a CDS encoding thermonuclease family protein, with amino-acid sequence MAITTHIPGMIPGATRRNVALGLLAVVLFPLTLVFALFYVPTVLATNRGGVGDALAGSPLVRVPGIGGPGVKTAAVAFVYLFVLVGVVFAALPSDAGSPDAGPSAPDTGAKGAVATADDDTASPERETLTATPTDGAGTEGTTGDGTATTPSEGPTTTEPTERRTPRTETATPAPTRTSTPTETAAPTPTPSPTPTPATTTEAPRGPSEGGEWTVTVTRVVDGDTLEVRFPNGETDTLRLLGVDTPETTLGRVSPDEFEGIPDTTGGRDWLYEWGERASQFATRELDGERVRIAVDPTADRRGGFGRLLVYVYVDGENFNARLLEEGYARLYESSFSQRGRFTDIEATAQRRNVGVWGYEGPDPTPTPDPTPTPGDAPDLPPLPPDGDYNCGDFDTHEQAQYVLERDPSDPHGLDGDDDGIACESLQ; translated from the coding sequence ATGGCGATTACTACACACATCCCCGGGATGATACCGGGAGCGACGCGCCGGAACGTCGCTCTGGGCCTCCTCGCGGTCGTCCTCTTCCCGCTCACGCTCGTCTTCGCGCTCTTCTACGTACCCACCGTCCTCGCCACGAACCGCGGCGGGGTCGGGGACGCTCTCGCGGGGTCTCCGCTCGTGCGGGTCCCGGGGATCGGCGGTCCCGGAGTGAAGACCGCCGCGGTGGCGTTCGTCTACCTGTTCGTCCTCGTCGGCGTCGTCTTCGCCGCACTCCCGTCCGACGCCGGGTCACCGGACGCCGGACCGTCCGCCCCCGACACCGGCGCGAAGGGCGCGGTCGCGACCGCGGACGACGACACCGCATCCCCCGAACGCGAGACGCTCACGGCCACGCCGACTGACGGTGCTGGGACGGAGGGGACGACCGGGGACGGCACGGCGACGACACCGAGCGAAGGCCCCACGACGACCGAACCGACCGAGCGACGGACCCCGCGGACGGAGACGGCGACGCCCGCGCCGACGCGGACATCGACACCGACGGAGACGGCGGCACCGACGCCCACGCCGTCGCCGACTCCCACGCCCGCCACGACGACCGAGGCACCCCGAGGGCCGAGCGAGGGGGGCGAGTGGACGGTGACGGTCACGCGCGTCGTCGACGGTGACACGCTGGAGGTCCGGTTCCCGAACGGGGAGACGGACACGCTGCGACTCCTCGGCGTCGACACTCCTGAGACGACGCTTGGCCGGGTCAGCCCCGACGAGTTCGAGGGCATCCCCGACACGACAGGCGGGCGCGACTGGCTCTACGAGTGGGGCGAGCGTGCCTCGCAGTTCGCGACGCGGGAACTCGACGGCGAACGGGTCCGAATCGCCGTCGACCCGACCGCGGACCGCCGCGGGGGCTTCGGTCGACTGCTGGTGTACGTCTACGTCGACGGCGAGAACTTCAACGCGCGACTGCTGGAGGAGGGGTACGCTCGACTGTACGAGAGTTCCTTCTCGCAGCGTGGTCGCTTCACCGACATCGAGGCGACGGCGCAACGGCGAAACGTCGGCGTGTGGGGGTACGAGGGACCGGATCCGACGCCGACGCCGGACCCGACACCCACGCCGGGCGACGCACCGGACCTGCCGCCCCTCCCGCCCGACGGCGACTACAACTGTGGGGACTTCGACACCCACGAACAGGCGCAGTACGTCCTCGAACGGGACCCGAGCGACCCGCACGGACTCGACGGCGACGACGACGGCATCGCGTGCGAGTCGTTGCAGTAG
- a CDS encoding DUF4268 domain-containing protein gives MAEPQFASLELQDAREYWKHESRDFTPWLAEKIKAEAPSKLERTLGLDLNFIEREKSVGKYSVDILAEAADDGRNVVIENQLTTSDHDHLGKSIAYAAGVDADIIVWLAPQFNDEHRDAVQWLNEHSREAVDLFALRLEVWQIEDSPPAVRLNAVVEPSTWKEKAQRSADALTETEQLQEAFWTEFRNRAKETDTPMGSRKPKALHRYNCSIGRSGFTVSFVVDMSDDLLRARLLITDDAEAFRELKSQQEAIENEVGEGLKWDTPMETSSGNLRSQIYLTRQGDITDRENWDEYIEWMVEIGEEFYEAFGDRIQEIDT, from the coding sequence GTGGCTGAACCACAGTTCGCCTCGCTCGAATTACAGGACGCGAGGGAGTACTGGAAACACGAATCGAGAGACTTCACGCCGTGGCTCGCGGAAAAGATCAAGGCAGAGGCACCTAGCAAGCTGGAAAGGACTCTCGGGCTGGATTTAAACTTCATTGAACGCGAGAAGAGCGTCGGCAAGTACAGCGTCGACATCCTCGCGGAAGCTGCCGATGACGGACGGAACGTCGTTATCGAAAACCAACTCACGACCTCGGACCACGACCACCTCGGAAAGTCAATCGCGTACGCCGCAGGAGTCGATGCTGACATCATCGTTTGGCTGGCCCCACAATTCAACGACGAACACCGTGATGCAGTTCAGTGGCTCAATGAACACAGCCGCGAGGCCGTTGACCTGTTCGCACTGCGGCTGGAAGTATGGCAAATTGAAGACTCGCCCCCTGCCGTTCGTCTAAACGCAGTCGTCGAACCCAGTACGTGGAAAGAAAAGGCGCAGCGCTCGGCGGATGCGTTGACGGAGACGGAACAGCTTCAAGAGGCATTCTGGACTGAGTTCCGAAACAGGGCCAAGGAAACGGACACCCCGATGGGTTCTCGGAAGCCGAAGGCGCTACACCGATACAACTGTTCTATCGGTCGGTCAGGATTCACAGTCTCATTTGTCGTAGATATGAGCGACGACCTCCTGCGTGCGAGGCTCCTGATTACGGACGACGCCGAAGCGTTTCGAGAGCTGAAGTCCCAGCAGGAGGCCATCGAGAACGAGGTCGGTGAGGGACTCAAGTGGGACACCCCCATGGAAACGAGTTCAGGGAACCTGCGGAGCCAGATCTACCTCACCCGGCAAGGTGACATCACCGACAGGGAGAACTGGGACGAATACATCGAGTGGATGGTCGAGATCGGAGAAGAGTTCTATGAGGCATTCGGGGACCGGATTCAGGAGATCGACACCTGA
- a CDS encoding geranylgeranylglycerol-phosphate geranylgeranyltransferase: MRETLRGLLELTRPVNAVAAGVLTLIGAYVSGADGGGLAAFPLQGAAAVLATVLATGAGNAINDYFDRDIDAINAPDRAIPRGAVSPGGALFFSVVLFAGAVVLALTLPVLALAIAGFNLLALVAYTELFKGLPGVGNLLVAYLGGSTFLFGGAAVEGALATAATLAALAALSTFTREVIKDVEDLAGDREEGLNTLPIAVGERRALAVGTAALVVAVLASPVPYLRESLGLAYLAVVVPADLLMLGAAAEAFSDPSDAQQHMKYGMFLAAAAFLVGRSIAV; the protein is encoded by the coding sequence ATGCGCGAGACGCTCCGCGGACTGCTGGAACTCACGCGGCCGGTCAACGCCGTCGCCGCGGGCGTCCTCACCCTCATCGGCGCGTACGTCTCCGGGGCGGACGGCGGCGGCCTCGCCGCGTTCCCCCTGCAGGGGGCGGCCGCCGTCCTCGCCACCGTCCTCGCGACGGGCGCGGGCAACGCCATCAACGACTACTTCGACCGGGACATCGACGCCATCAACGCGCCCGACCGGGCCATCCCGCGCGGGGCCGTCTCGCCGGGGGGCGCACTCTTCTTCAGCGTCGTCCTGTTCGCCGGGGCAGTCGTCCTCGCGCTCACCCTGCCCGTCCTCGCACTCGCCATCGCGGGGTTCAACCTGCTGGCGCTGGTCGCCTACACGGAACTGTTCAAGGGCCTGCCAGGGGTGGGGAACCTCCTCGTCGCCTACCTCGGGGGGAGTACGTTCCTCTTCGGCGGGGCGGCCGTCGAGGGCGCACTCGCCACGGCGGCCACCCTCGCGGCGCTCGCGGCCCTCTCGACGTTCACCCGCGAGGTCATCAAGGACGTCGAGGATCTCGCGGGCGACCGAGAGGAGGGCCTGAACACCCTCCCCATCGCCGTCGGGGAGCGACGGGCACTGGCCGTCGGGACGGCGGCACTCGTCGTCGCCGTCCTCGCCAGCCCCGTCCCGTACCTCCGGGAGTCGCTCGGCCTCGCGTACCTCGCGGTGGTCGTCCCCGCTGACCTCCTCATGCTCGGGGCGGCCGCAGAGGCCTTCTCCGATCCCTCGGACGCCCAGCAACACATGAAGTACGGGATGTTCCTCGCGGCGGCGGCGTTCCTCGTCGGTCGGTCGATCGCCGTGTAA
- a CDS encoding RAD55 family ATPase translates to MFDLGSPFDSTIPAGASLLVGGPPLTGKRRLGLDVIQRGLDEGDACILVTTTVTADQVLSMAPFRAEEVAVIDCVTRHLGLSASPTDRLRYASSPEDMTGIGIEFSELVGTVAREGDGLRVVFDSLTPLLVYADIQTVFRFLRVLVSRIETMDALGVFTMDTTAHPDRDVSVVGCLFDGHITTSEDAPATLSLDSDPTPTT, encoded by the coding sequence ATGTTCGACCTCGGTTCGCCGTTCGACAGCACGATTCCGGCAGGCGCGAGTCTCCTCGTCGGGGGGCCGCCGCTGACCGGGAAGCGACGCCTGGGTCTCGACGTCATCCAGCGTGGACTCGACGAGGGCGACGCCTGCATCCTCGTGACCACGACCGTCACCGCAGACCAGGTCCTGTCGATGGCCCCCTTCCGCGCCGAGGAGGTCGCCGTCATCGACTGCGTCACCCGACACCTGGGCCTCTCGGCGTCGCCCACCGACCGCCTGCGGTACGCCTCCTCGCCGGAGGACATGACCGGCATCGGCATCGAGTTCTCCGAACTCGTCGGGACGGTCGCCCGGGAGGGTGACGGCCTTCGGGTCGTCTTCGACTCCCTCACGCCGTTGCTCGTCTACGCCGACATCCAGACCGTCTTCCGGTTCCTCCGCGTCCTCGTCAGTCGCATCGAGACGATGGACGCCCTCGGCGTGTTCACGATGGACACCACCGCCCACCCCGACCGCGACGTGTCGGTCGTCGGGTGCCTCTTCGACGGCCACATCACGACCAGCGAGGACGCCCCGGCGACGCTCTCGCTCGACTCGGACCCGACGCCGACCACGTAG
- a CDS encoding CoA-binding protein produces MPTESDEELREILALETIAVVGCSATPGKDAHEIPKYMRQHGYDVVPVNPYADEMFGREAYDSLADVEEDVDLVDVFRPSEEVSGIVDEVLDREDVEAVWLQLGIRDEEAGERVESSGRRFVQDKCLKVEHARLVD; encoded by the coding sequence ATGCCGACCGAGAGCGACGAGGAACTCCGCGAGATTCTGGCACTGGAGACCATCGCCGTCGTGGGCTGTTCGGCCACCCCCGGCAAGGACGCCCACGAGATCCCGAAGTACATGCGCCAGCACGGCTACGACGTCGTTCCGGTGAACCCCTACGCCGACGAGATGTTCGGCCGCGAGGCCTACGACTCGCTCGCCGACGTCGAGGAGGACGTCGACCTCGTCGACGTGTTCCGCCCCAGCGAGGAGGTGTCCGGCATCGTCGACGAGGTGCTCGACCGCGAGGACGTCGAGGCGGTGTGGCTCCAACTCGGCATCCGCGACGAGGAGGCCGGCGAGCGCGTCGAGTCCTCGGGTCGCAGGTTCGTCCAGGACAAGTGCCTCAAGGTCGAACACGCACGGCTCGTGGACTGA
- a CDS encoding DUF5798 family protein, with amino-acid sequence MVGLGGTAEKLQKVASMAEDVYKKLNEMRKELNALRETVERVDDQTTQNRALLEALADQQGIDVDTVLAQTAIEEAEPTADDGTEPGAADETGTATDDTSDSPTDAANANGGTTGATDDTTDGSA; translated from the coding sequence ATGGTAGGACTCGGCGGTACGGCGGAGAAGTTACAGAAGGTCGCGTCGATGGCGGAGGACGTCTACAAGAAGCTCAACGAGATGCGCAAGGAGCTGAACGCCCTGCGCGAGACGGTCGAACGCGTCGACGACCAGACGACGCAGAACCGCGCGCTGCTGGAGGCACTCGCCGACCAGCAGGGCATCGACGTGGACACCGTCCTCGCGCAGACGGCCATCGAGGAGGCCGAACCGACGGCCGACGACGGGACGGAACCGGGGGCGGCGGACGAGACGGGGACGGCGACCGACGACACCTCGGACTCCCCGACCGACGCCGCGAACGCGAACGGCGGCACCACCGGCGCGACGGACGACACCACCGACGGGAGCGCGTAG
- a CDS encoding DUF7548 family protein, which produces MERTRLAPTVGIAACLALVVVLVVPFALVRTPGAVATYYSSGAVNPLFAGLFALVAVIVFAAGREDRSDPALAAGAALVFGLFIVAFCVVWLASGPTEVILSLDETGLVQTLQYHPYVVTLVSLFVPAAAAWYARALGLV; this is translated from the coding sequence ATGGAGCGGACCCGCCTCGCGCCAACGGTCGGCATCGCCGCCTGTCTCGCCCTCGTCGTCGTCCTCGTCGTCCCCTTCGCCCTCGTCCGGACGCCGGGTGCCGTCGCGACGTACTACTCGTCGGGGGCCGTCAACCCGCTGTTCGCGGGGCTGTTCGCGCTCGTCGCCGTCATCGTCTTCGCCGCAGGCCGCGAGGACCGTTCGGACCCGGCGCTGGCGGCGGGCGCGGCGCTCGTCTTCGGCCTGTTCATCGTGGCGTTCTGCGTCGTCTGGCTCGCCAGCGGCCCGACCGAGGTCATCCTCTCGCTCGACGAGACGGGACTCGTCCAGACCCTCCAGTACCACCCCTACGTCGTCACGCTCGTCTCGCTGTTCGTCCCCGCCGCGGCGGCGTGGTACGCCCGCGCGCTGGGCCTCGTCTGA
- a CDS encoding mechanosensitive ion channel family protein: MTPLPVPLQTPQDDGPTVGTENVVGDLLQEFGAPADFANPVGQVLIFVVVFAALYALGRAVLKPLVGRLLDRRGLGEHAKTPLLKATGIVVVFVAVAVAFGTAGFGDFLTSLATIAAAATLAIGLAMQDVLQNFVAGVFIYTDKPFRIGDWIEWDDGTYSGIVEDISLRVTRVRTFDNELLTVPNSQLTDGVIKNPVAKNKLRLKFVFGIGYEDDVQTASDIIVREAEEHGEILSEPAPSVRLTELADSYVGLQSRIWIPDPSRADFVRIRGEYVTNVKRAFDEAGISIPFPQRDLSGGLALANPQVARAESDD, encoded by the coding sequence ATGACTCCGCTTCCGGTCCCGCTCCAGACCCCGCAGGACGACGGCCCGACCGTCGGGACGGAGAACGTCGTCGGGGACCTCCTCCAAGAGTTCGGTGCCCCCGCCGACTTCGCCAACCCCGTCGGGCAGGTGCTCATCTTCGTCGTGGTGTTCGCGGCACTGTACGCCCTCGGACGGGCGGTTCTCAAACCGCTCGTCGGGCGACTGCTCGACCGGCGGGGCCTCGGCGAACACGCGAAGACACCGCTCCTGAAGGCAACGGGTATCGTCGTCGTCTTCGTCGCCGTCGCGGTGGCGTTCGGCACCGCCGGCTTCGGCGACTTCCTCACCTCGCTGGCAACCATCGCGGCGGCCGCCACGCTCGCCATCGGGCTGGCGATGCAGGACGTCCTGCAGAACTTCGTCGCCGGCGTGTTCATCTACACGGACAAGCCGTTTCGCATCGGCGACTGGATCGAGTGGGACGACGGGACGTACTCCGGCATCGTCGAGGACATCTCGCTGCGCGTCACGCGCGTGCGCACCTTCGACAACGAACTGCTGACCGTCCCGAACAGCCAGCTCACCGACGGCGTCATCAAGAACCCCGTCGCGAAGAACAAGCTCCGCCTCAAGTTCGTCTTCGGCATCGGCTACGAGGACGACGTCCAGACCGCCTCCGACATCATCGTCCGAGAGGCCGAGGAGCACGGGGAGATACTCTCGGAGCCCGCCCCCTCGGTGCGCCTGACGGAACTCGCCGACTCCTACGTCGGCCTCCAGTCGCGCATCTGGATCCCCGACCCCTCGCGGGCCGACTTCGTGCGCATCCGCGGGGAGTACGTCACGAACGTCAAGCGGGCGTTCGACGAGGCGGGCATCAGCATTCCGTTCCCCCAGCGCGACCTCTCGGGCGGCCTCGCACTCGCCAACCCGCAGGTCGCACGGGCCGAGTCGGACGACTGA
- a CDS encoding YhbY family RNA-binding protein, with the protein MADDLKARAHDLDVTVWVGKNGIDPVVDELNDQLAQRNLVKVRFQRAALGGTDADEQADALADRVNAEVIDVRGHTAVLHR; encoded by the coding sequence ATGGCCGACGACCTGAAGGCACGCGCCCACGACCTCGACGTGACCGTCTGGGTGGGCAAGAACGGTATCGACCCCGTGGTGGACGAACTGAACGACCAGCTCGCCCAACGCAACCTCGTGAAGGTGCGCTTCCAGCGGGCGGCGCTCGGTGGCACCGACGCCGACGAACAGGCCGACGCCCTCGCGGACCGCGTCAACGCCGAGGTGATCGACGTTCGCGGCCACACGGCCGTCCTGCATCGATGA
- a CDS encoding ribonuclease P protein component 4, whose protein sequence is MTIAEERIERLHALARRAVAEGHEERSRSYVRRARRVAERNRCGLPTRFKRFTCDRCDVYLRPGRNARVRTRDGHVVVTCECGTQKRYPYRPGG, encoded by the coding sequence ATGACCATCGCCGAGGAGCGCATCGAACGGCTCCACGCCCTCGCCCGCCGGGCCGTCGCGGAGGGCCACGAGGAGCGCTCGCGGTCGTACGTCCGGCGGGCGCGCCGGGTCGCCGAGCGCAACCGCTGTGGCCTCCCGACGCGGTTCAAGCGATTCACCTGTGACCGCTGTGACGTCTACCTCCGGCCGGGCCGGAACGCCCGCGTGCGGACGCGGGACGGCCACGTCGTCGTCACCTGCGAGTGCGGGACACAGAAGCGCTACCCGTACCGTCCCGGCGGGTAG
- a CDS encoding glycosyltransferase family 4 protein gives MRVCNYLELESQLVRSGMGTSAAHQRKALADTDWEVLSSPWRGGSPLRAVQHALVGDGAFEAFDLLHCNFVGPGSLAAVRHAKREDVPVVLHAHMTKEDFGESFRLSTEVAPALGVYLRWFYSQADLVLCPSEYTRGLLEAYPVDAPIRPITNGVDAESLAGFEDLRTEYRERFDLDGLVVFSLGNVFERKGLTTFCELAREADYEFAWFGPYETGPQASESVRYWTEHPPENVTFTGWVDDKRGAFGAGDVYLFPTKDENQGIAVLEAMACGKPVVLSDLPVFREFFTDGEDCLLCSTREEFRAALERLEDPAERERLGANARETASEHSLARVGEELTRAYREVTTP, from the coding sequence ATGCGCGTCTGCAACTACCTCGAACTGGAGTCGCAGTTGGTCCGGTCGGGCATGGGAACCTCCGCGGCCCACCAGCGGAAGGCGCTGGCCGACACGGACTGGGAGGTGCTCTCCTCGCCGTGGCGGGGCGGTTCACCCCTGCGAGCGGTCCAGCACGCCCTCGTCGGCGACGGCGCGTTCGAGGCGTTCGACCTCCTCCACTGCAACTTCGTCGGGCCGGGCAGTCTCGCCGCCGTCCGCCACGCGAAGCGTGAGGACGTCCCCGTCGTTCTCCACGCCCACATGACGAAGGAGGACTTCGGTGAGTCCTTCCGCCTCTCCACCGAAGTCGCGCCCGCACTCGGCGTCTACCTCCGGTGGTTCTACTCGCAGGCCGACCTCGTGCTCTGCCCGAGCGAGTACACCAGAGGCCTCCTCGAAGCGTACCCCGTCGACGCCCCCATCCGTCCCATCACGAACGGGGTGGACGCGGAGTCGCTCGCGGGGTTCGAGGACCTCCGGACCGAGTACCGCGAACGGTTCGACCTCGACGGCCTCGTCGTGTTCTCGCTGGGTAACGTCTTCGAGCGCAAGGGCCTGACGACGTTCTGCGAACTCGCCCGCGAGGCCGACTACGAGTTCGCGTGGTTCGGCCCCTACGAGACCGGCCCGCAGGCCAGCGAGTCGGTGCGCTACTGGACCGAACACCCGCCCGAGAACGTCACGTTCACGGGGTGGGTCGACGACAAGCGCGGTGCGTTCGGCGCGGGCGACGTCTACCTCTTCCCGACGAAAGACGAGAACCAGGGCATCGCGGTGCTGGAGGCGATGGCCTGCGGGAAGCCCGTCGTCCTCAGCGACCTGCCCGTCTTCCGCGAGTTCTTCACCGACGGCGAGGACTGCCTGCTCTGTTCGACCCGCGAGGAGTTCCGCGCGGCGCTAGAACGACTGGAGGACCCCGCCGAACGCGAGCGTCTGGGGGCGAACGCCCGCGAGACGGCGAGCGAGCACTCGCTCGCGCGCGTGGGGGAGGAACTCACACGCGCCTACCGGGAAGTCACAACACCTTAG
- a CDS encoding glycosyltransferase → MRPAVAVFTDTYLPTVNGVTYTIETWRDRWRARGGRMDVVYPKSGHVPGDREFPVFSLPFPFYDGFRIAGPLVPDTVRDVDLVHSHTPFGIGLGGYRLARRSEKPFVASFHTPTSEYANYLSDGLATVVSRAADRYENAYLGRADHVITPSPSARDRLLDRGVDTPVTVVSNGIDTDRFRPTDGPAFRERYDLSGTLVGYTGRHGFEKRLSDVITACEGLDVTVVFGGDGPARADLEAQAAESDVDVRFLGFLDREELPAFYTALDVFAHPSPVETEGLVALEAAACGTPVVAVDAGGLADTVRDGETGVHYPPGDIGAFRAAIGRALDDRSSLHETCLARRDAMSVEHAVDTLEAVYDGILDGANT, encoded by the coding sequence ATGCGTCCCGCCGTCGCCGTCTTCACCGACACGTACCTCCCGACGGTCAACGGCGTGACCTACACTATCGAGACGTGGCGCGACCGCTGGCGGGCGCGCGGCGGCCGGATGGACGTGGTCTACCCGAAGAGTGGCCACGTCCCCGGCGACCGGGAGTTTCCCGTCTTCAGCCTCCCCTTCCCGTTCTACGACGGTTTCCGCATCGCCGGCCCCCTCGTCCCCGACACGGTCCGCGACGTGGACCTCGTCCACTCGCACACCCCCTTCGGCATCGGTCTCGGGGGCTATCGCCTCGCCCGCCGGTCGGAGAAACCGTTCGTCGCCTCCTTTCACACGCCTACCTCCGAGTACGCCAACTACCTCTCGGACGGACTGGCGACGGTCGTCTCACGGGCAGCCGACCGCTACGAGAACGCCTACCTCGGACGGGCCGACCACGTCATCACCCCCTCCCCGAGCGCCCGCGACCGACTGCTCGACCGGGGCGTCGACACGCCCGTCACCGTCGTCTCGAACGGCATCGACACCGACCGGTTCCGGCCCACCGACGGTCCCGCGTTCCGCGAGCGCTACGACCTCTCGGGGACGCTCGTGGGCTACACGGGCCGCCACGGCTTCGAGAAGCGACTGTCGGACGTCATCACCGCCTGTGAGGGACTGGACGTCACCGTCGTCTTCGGGGGCGACGGCCCGGCCCGCGCCGACCTGGAGGCACAGGCCGCCGAGAGCGACGTCGACGTGCGCTTTCTGGGCTTCCTCGACCGCGAGGAACTGCCCGCCTTCTACACCGCGCTCGACGTGTTCGCCCACCCGAGTCCCGTCGAGACGGAAGGACTGGTCGCACTGGAGGCCGCGGCCTGCGGTACGCCCGTCGTCGCCGTCGACGCGGGCGGCCTCGCGGACACCGTCCGCGACGGCGAGACGGGCGTCCACTACCCCCCCGGGGATATCGGAGCGTTTCGGGCGGCCATCGGACGGGCGCTCGACGACCGAAGCTCCCTCCACGAGACGTGTCTCGCCCGTCGGGACGCGATGAGCGTCGAGCACGCGGTCGACACGCTGGAGGCGGTGTACGACGGAATCCTCGACGGGGCTAACACCTGA
- a CDS encoding LEA type 2 family protein yields the protein MGLRRFLFGSKRRVVLVVALVLTASVGGAYTLGVVGAPKVTGVENSFGPVDRNETTVYTDLVVENPNPVGVELGGTAIDYTVYMNDVAMASGSKQGVDVRPGTNRVPFTTTMVNERIPEWWVTHIRNGETTQVRVDATVHSSLLDRSFDLPQERTIETDVIGQFRSTEERPIDADQPLVSDPVLVVRETDAEWGEVTSETTPIEMEFVVFNPKAVSYAITELGYNITMNNLTVGSGATEDPYVLAANSETTVRATAGIENARLDDWWVSHLERNQTTDLRIDFYAKVRIGGTTVRVPLDELTYTKTIETDILGTKNDSDAPDGTRDGSGTTATPASNGSGDGDETTDGSDGPTDDSGATTGTATGADTATSTPTSTPTSTPTPTPTTGTTTMTDDGGLLGGGNDSGEGSENGTDDGVLG from the coding sequence ATGGGTCTACGGCGATTCCTGTTCGGGTCGAAGCGTCGGGTGGTCCTCGTGGTCGCCCTCGTCCTCACGGCGTCCGTCGGCGGGGCGTACACGCTCGGCGTCGTGGGCGCACCGAAGGTGACCGGCGTCGAGAACTCGTTCGGTCCCGTCGACCGCAACGAGACGACGGTCTACACGGACCTCGTCGTCGAGAACCCGAACCCCGTCGGCGTCGAACTTGGGGGGACGGCCATCGACTACACGGTGTACATGAACGACGTGGCGATGGCCAGTGGGAGCAAGCAGGGCGTCGACGTCCGCCCGGGGACCAACCGCGTCCCGTTCACGACGACGATGGTCAACGAGCGCATCCCCGAGTGGTGGGTCACGCACATCCGGAACGGCGAGACCACGCAGGTCCGGGTGGACGCGACGGTCCACTCCTCGCTGCTCGACCGCTCGTTCGACCTCCCACAGGAGCGAACCATCGAGACGGACGTTATCGGGCAGTTCCGCTCGACGGAGGAGCGCCCGATAGACGCCGACCAGCCGCTCGTCTCGGATCCCGTCCTCGTCGTCCGGGAGACGGACGCCGAGTGGGGCGAGGTCACGAGCGAGACGACGCCCATCGAGATGGAGTTCGTCGTGTTCAACCCGAAGGCCGTCTCCTACGCCATCACCGAGCTCGGCTACAACATCACGATGAACAACCTCACCGTCGGGTCGGGCGCGACGGAGGACCCCTACGTCCTCGCGGCCAACAGCGAGACGACGGTCCGGGCGACCGCCGGCATCGAGAACGCCCGCCTCGACGACTGGTGGGTCTCACATCTGGAGCGCAACCAGACGACGGACCTCCGCATCGACTTCTACGCGAAGGTCAGAATCGGGGGCACGACGGTCCGCGTCCCCCTCGACGAACTCACCTACACCAAGACCATCGAGACGGACATCCTCGGGACGAAGAACGACTCCGACGCCCCCGACGGGACCCGTGACGGGTCGGGGACGACTGCGACACCTGCCTCGAACGGGTCGGGCGACGGGGACGAGACGACGGACGGGTCGGACGGACCGACCGACGACAGCGGGGCCACGACGGGAACCGCGACGGGGGCAGACACGGCCACGAGCACGCCCACGTCGACACCCACCTCCACGCCGACTCCGACGCCCACGACCGGCACGACCACCATGACGGACGACGGCGGGTTGCTCGGCGGCGGGAACGACTCGGGGGAGGGGTCGGAGAACGGCACCGACGACGGTGTCCTCGGGTAG